In Bacteroidota bacterium, a genomic segment contains:
- the miaB gene encoding tRNA (N6-isopentenyl adenosine(37)-C2)-methylthiotransferase MiaB has translation MENKIIDESRQGEALLLKTESANSSKKLFLESYGCQMNFADSEIVASILTKEGYSTTSDYTEADLILLNTCAIRDNAEQRVRNKLKQFNTLKKNNRDLKIGVLGCMAERLKSQFLDEEKIVDLVVGPDAYRDLPGLLNEVKDGNKAINVVLSKEETYSDITPERLDSNGVSAFISIMRGCDNMCAFCVVPFTRGRERSRDPQSILEEAHDLFNRGYREVTLLGQNVDSYLWAGGGLKKEILTETQKKASLNFAQLLEMVAQVSPELRVRFSTSHPKDMTDEVLQVMAKYENICKYIHLPVQSGSSRILEMMNRGYTREWYLDRINAIYKYMPDCGISTDIITGFCSETEEEFEETVSLMEQVQYDFAYMFAYSERPKTLAERKFKDDVPEDVKLRRLQKIVDLQQKNSGIKTKKGLGKVHKVLIEGYSKKSNDFLYGRNTQNLVVVFPKGNHKKGEYVNVLATSCTVATLIGEVV, from the coding sequence ATGGAAAATAAAATTATTGATGAATCGAGACAAGGGGAAGCTCTTTTATTAAAAACGGAAAGTGCCAATTCCTCCAAAAAACTATTTTTGGAGAGTTATGGCTGTCAAATGAATTTTGCTGACAGTGAAATTGTTGCATCAATACTTACCAAAGAAGGGTATTCTACCACATCTGATTATACCGAAGCGGACTTAATTTTATTAAACACGTGTGCCATTAGAGACAACGCAGAACAGCGTGTGCGAAATAAGTTAAAGCAATTTAATACCCTAAAAAAAAACAATCGCGATTTAAAAATTGGCGTATTGGGTTGTATGGCAGAGCGACTTAAATCTCAGTTTTTGGACGAAGAAAAAATAGTTGATTTAGTGGTAGGTCCTGACGCGTATAGAGATTTACCCGGATTGCTAAATGAAGTTAAAGATGGGAACAAAGCAATAAATGTAGTTTTATCGAAAGAAGAAACCTATTCAGATATTACCCCAGAAAGGCTTGACAGCAATGGTGTTTCGGCATTTATTAGCATTATGCGCGGATGTGATAATATGTGTGCGTTTTGTGTTGTGCCCTTTACGCGCGGCAGAGAGCGCAGCAGAGACCCTCAAAGTATTTTGGAGGAAGCTCATGACTTATTTAACCGTGGATATAGAGAAGTTACGTTACTCGGACAAAACGTTGACTCCTACCTATGGGCAGGTGGAGGATTGAAAAAAGAAATATTAACAGAAACTCAAAAGAAAGCATCGCTTAATTTTGCTCAACTACTAGAAATGGTAGCGCAAGTAAGTCCGGAACTACGAGTACGTTTTTCGACCTCACATCCAAAAGACATGACAGATGAGGTATTGCAAGTAATGGCTAAGTATGAAAACATTTGCAAATACATTCATCTTCCAGTACAATCAGGCAGTAGCAGGATTTTAGAAATGATGAATCGAGGCTATACCCGAGAATGGTATTTAGACAGGATTAATGCAATTTATAAATACATGCCAGACTGTGGTATTTCTACTGATATAATTACAGGTTTTTGTAGCGAAACGGAGGAAGAATTTGAAGAAACAGTTTCACTAATGGAGCAAGTGCAATATGATTTTGCATATATGTTTGCCTATTCTGAAAGACCTAAAACCCTTGCAGAACGAAAGTTTAAGGACGATGTACCGGAAGATGTAAAATTACGAAGGCTCCAAAAAATTGTTGATTTACAACAAAAAAACTCTGGAATTAAAACCAAAAAGGGATTAGGTAAAGTACACAAAGTATTAATTGAAGGATATTCAAAAAAATCGAACGACTTTTTGTACGGTAGAAATACACAAAACTTAGTAGTTGTTTTTCCAAAAGGGAATCATAAAAAAGGGGAATACGTGAATGTACTTGCAACCTCTTGTACTGTGGCTACCCTTATTGGAGAAGTAGTATAA
- a CDS encoding sigma-54-dependent Fis family transcriptional regulator — protein sequence MTIQEIKNRFGIIGGSPLLERAIDIAMQVAPTDLSVLITGESGTGKEVFPQIVHQLSARKHGPYIAVNCGAIPEGTIDSELFGHEKGSFTGAHEARKGYFEVANGGTIFLDEVAEMPLATQARLLRVLESGEFMKVGASKVQKTDVRVVAATNVNIPQAIEKSKFREDLYYRLNTVPIIIPSLRERKQDIHLLFRKFATDFAAKYRMPVIKLDGEAERLLTNYYWQGNVRQLKNITEQISVIEKTRDINAETLARYLPNHSTSQLPAVVKQDGATGDFSERDLLYKVLFDMKKDLTDLKKIVVDLIDNDANLQQDFKPDNEQIIKKLYQDVGTQESTTIQLGYGQQIIKPAKKEEEIYASEVLEEKPLSLQEIEEEMIKKALTKHKGRRKNAAKELGISERTLYRKINEYGIKE from the coding sequence ATGACTATTCAAGAAATAAAAAACAGATTTGGAATAATAGGCGGTTCGCCTTTGCTTGAGAGGGCTATTGATATTGCTATGCAAGTAGCACCAACTGATTTGAGCGTTCTTATTACCGGAGAAAGCGGAACAGGAAAAGAAGTTTTCCCTCAAATTGTCCACCAATTAAGCGCTCGGAAACACGGTCCTTACATAGCGGTTAACTGTGGTGCAATACCAGAAGGCACAATTGATTCGGAATTGTTTGGACATGAAAAGGGCTCCTTTACGGGCGCACACGAGGCTAGAAAAGGGTACTTTGAAGTTGCCAACGGAGGCACCATTTTTTTAGACGAGGTTGCCGAAATGCCTTTAGCTACACAGGCAAGACTTTTGCGGGTATTAGAAAGTGGCGAGTTTATGAAAGTAGGTGCTTCTAAAGTTCAAAAAACAGACGTGCGTGTTGTAGCTGCTACTAACGTAAATATTCCTCAAGCAATAGAAAAAAGTAAGTTTCGAGAAGATTTATACTATCGTTTAAATACCGTTCCAATCATAATACCATCGCTTAGAGAACGGAAGCAAGATATTCATTTACTTTTCCGAAAATTTGCAACCGACTTTGCAGCCAAATATAGAATGCCGGTTATAAAACTAGATGGAGAAGCGGAAAGGTTGCTAACAAATTACTACTGGCAGGGAAACGTACGTCAACTAAAAAACATAACAGAACAAATTTCTGTAATAGAAAAGACAAGAGATATCAATGCAGAAACACTTGCACGATACTTACCAAATCACTCTACCAGTCAATTACCCGCGGTTGTAAAACAAGATGGAGCTACAGGCGATTTTAGTGAGCGAGACTTGCTATACAAAGTTCTATTTGACATGAAAAAAGATTTGACCGATTTGAAAAAAATTGTGGTTGATTTAATTGATAATGATGCCAACTTGCAACAAGATTTCAAGCCGGACAACGAACAAATTATAAAAAAGCTGTATCAAGATGTAGGCACGCAAGAGTCTACAACCATTCAACTTGGCTATGGCCAACAGATAATTAAACCCGCTAAAAAAGAAGAAGAAATTTATGCTTCGGAAGTATTGGAAGAAAAACCACTTTCTTTGCAAGAAATTGAAG